A stretch of the Proteus sp. ZN5 genome encodes the following:
- a CDS encoding AzlD domain-containing protein: MMSTASIITGIVILAVGTYAMRLSGILLNNKAGVSERVKEILSLSAIVILFSVAMTSTFFDGDQLADISKIIGVGVAGVLTWQKKPFIMIVLSAAIVTAALRWLINLWG; the protein is encoded by the coding sequence ATAATGTCCACGGCATCTATTATTACAGGAATTGTTATTCTTGCTGTTGGTACATACGCTATGCGTCTTTCCGGCATATTACTTAACAATAAAGCAGGTGTATCAGAGAGAGTTAAAGAAATCCTCTCATTATCGGCGATTGTTATTTTGTTTTCAGTGGCGATGACATCGACATTTTTTGATGGTGACCAACTTGCTGATATCTCAAAAATTATTGGTGTTGGTGTAGCTGGTGTACTTACTTGGCAGAAAAAGCCTTTTATTATGATTGTACTGAGTGCCGCAATAGTGACAGCAGCTTTACGTTGGTTAATTAATCTTTGGGGATAA
- a CDS encoding ATP-binding protein: MKIRSIFIYTIVLQIISIVMLWGVWLAWIQFDYLADFEKIYNKQQEIIAEGFANTLEIVADQPEVLKEVAHNLQGMYIDAMLNGEDDELQYLPWFIALDANNNLIYTNRPELPIPTRVLSLASERVSVAGEKWILSFSWGEKHKIKVFIGESVEDRGHVIGNPVEGTFVPFLFILATVIFAILITAYFSLRPLRQAAELISNRKPRNLTPINVGQQFKEIRPIFKELNQLMARIDAANIREKQFMADAAHELRTPIAAVIAQLHLLSLVDDQQEREEIIDDMKQSLDRAAALSHQLIDLARLECDDFPLKIESLDIYNVISNAIAQRVPYAITKNIELSLNEGHALTLKTDKQALLSIFNNLLDNSIKYCPKGSQVEVTIENRYAEGIYVIVRDNGPGVAKEHINVLFSRFYRVPGSSETGSGLGLSIAQNLANKIQASLIVTEGLNNKGIGFIIVLPLEAKSSDRD; the protein is encoded by the coding sequence ATGAAGATCCGCTCCATCTTTATTTACACCATTGTCCTTCAGATTATCTCCATAGTTATGCTTTGGGGTGTTTGGTTAGCTTGGATACAATTTGATTATCTTGCTGATTTCGAAAAAATTTATAATAAACAGCAAGAAATTATTGCAGAGGGGTTTGCTAATACCTTAGAAATTGTTGCTGATCAACCTGAAGTCCTTAAAGAAGTCGCTCATAACTTACAAGGTATGTATATCGACGCCATGCTTAATGGTGAAGATGATGAATTACAATATCTGCCGTGGTTTATTGCCTTAGATGCAAATAATAACTTGATTTATACTAACCGCCCAGAGTTGCCTATCCCTACAAGAGTTCTTTCTTTAGCATCAGAAAGAGTATCTGTGGCGGGTGAAAAGTGGATACTCTCTTTTAGTTGGGGTGAGAAGCATAAAATAAAAGTCTTTATTGGGGAGTCGGTTGAAGATAGAGGCCATGTTATTGGTAACCCTGTTGAAGGCACCTTTGTTCCTTTCCTATTTATTCTTGCGACTGTGATTTTTGCAATTTTAATTACCGCTTATTTTAGTTTACGACCACTAAGACAAGCTGCAGAGCTTATCTCTAACCGTAAACCTCGTAATTTAACACCGATTAATGTAGGCCAGCAATTTAAAGAAATACGCCCGATCTTTAAAGAGCTAAACCAATTAATGGCCAGAATTGATGCTGCCAATATTCGTGAAAAACAATTTATGGCAGATGCCGCCCATGAATTGAGAACACCAATAGCCGCTGTTATTGCTCAATTACATCTGCTCTCTTTAGTCGATGATCAACAAGAGCGTGAAGAAATTATTGATGATATGAAACAATCTCTTGATAGAGCTGCCGCTCTTTCTCATCAATTAATTGATTTGGCGCGATTAGAATGTGACGATTTTCCATTAAAAATAGAATCTCTTGATATCTATAACGTCATTAGTAATGCAATAGCACAACGTGTTCCTTATGCAATTACTAAAAATATTGAGTTGTCACTTAATGAAGGGCACGCTTTAACGCTTAAAACCGATAAACAGGCTTTACTCTCTATATTTAATAATCTGCTTGATAATTCCATCAAATATTGCCCTAAGGGTAGCCAAGTTGAGGTCACTATTGAGAATCGATACGCGGAAGGGATCTATGTTATCGTACGTGATAATGGCCCTGGTGTCGCAAAAGAACATATCAATGTTCTATTTTCACGTTTTTATCGTGTTCCTGGCTCTAGCGAAACAGGGAGCGGATTAGGTTTATCTATCGCACAAAATCTCGCTAATAAAATTCAAGCATCGTTAATTGTGACTGAAGGACTAAATAATAAAGGGATTGGGTTTATTATTGTTCTGCCTTTAGAAGCTAAATCATCAGATCGCGATTAA
- a CDS encoding response regulator transcription factor, protein MNILLVEDDLQLGKALCRGLEIAGFQPCWVRLLADARVQLSQRPFDLMLLDLGLPDGDGQDELIALRKSGEKIPIIILTARTQIDNLVQTLDSGADDFLPKPFAMPELISRVKAVSRRMAGFSSQIWSIGDLQLNPANHQVTLNDELLLLSGKEYQLLYELMRNTDNVVRKSELEQRLFGLDDKIESNSLEVHIHNLRRKIGKERIITVRGVGYLLKKEAN, encoded by the coding sequence ATGAATATTTTATTAGTTGAAGACGACTTACAACTTGGTAAAGCGCTTTGTCGCGGGCTTGAAATTGCAGGTTTTCAACCATGTTGGGTCAGATTACTTGCGGATGCTCGTGTTCAATTAAGCCAACGCCCTTTTGATTTAATGCTATTAGATTTAGGTCTACCTGATGGTGATGGGCAAGATGAACTGATTGCGCTTAGAAAAAGTGGCGAGAAAATTCCGATTATCATTTTAACTGCTCGCACTCAAATTGATAATTTAGTGCAAACATTAGATTCGGGTGCGGATGATTTTTTACCAAAACCTTTTGCTATGCCAGAGCTTATTTCTCGCGTAAAAGCCGTTAGTCGTAGAATGGCCGGTTTTTCTTCACAAATATGGTCTATTGGCGATTTACAACTTAACCCTGCAAACCATCAAGTCACTTTAAATGACGAACTGCTTTTATTATCTGGTAAAGAATACCAACTATTATATGAATTAATGCGCAATACTGACAATGTGGTGCGTAAATCAGAGTTGGAACAGCGTTTATTTGGTTTAGACGATAAAATCGAAAGTAATTCTCTTGAAGTGCATATACATAATTTACGAAGAAAAATAGGCAAAGAGCGCATTATCACGGTTCGTGGCGTAGGTTATTTATTAAAAAAAGAAGCTAATTAA
- a CDS encoding DUF2798 domain-containing protein has translation MSFQDKNYFLGIPKLPTRAMIFLVPFFLSFIMSGIVAFISTVKSLGMGMYVISPWLTSWGISWMIAFPTVLFVLPIARRFSLLLVKPAKSND, from the coding sequence ATGTCATTTCAGGACAAAAATTATTTTTTAGGTATTCCTAAACTTCCTACCCGAGCAATGATTTTTCTTGTTCCCTTTTTCCTTTCTTTTATTATGTCAGGTATTGTTGCGTTTATTAGTACTGTCAAATCGCTAGGAATGGGAATGTATGTTATCTCCCCGTGGTTAACTTCTTGGGGGATCTCTTGGATGATTGCTTTTCCTACGGTTTTATTTGTCTTGCCAATCGCAAGACGCTTTTCACTGTTATTGGTGAAACCTGCTAAATCTAATGATTAA
- a CDS encoding NADH:flavin oxidoreductase/NADH oxidase produces the protein MSLLFSPKKLGPHQLDNRIIVAPMCQYSAQEGYPTAWHTMHYGQLALSGASLVIVEATAVEPRGRISYKDLGIWSDQHGNELKKLVDNVKQYSSAKIGIQIAHAGRKASTDLPWNGGASLAPDSPNGWQKVAPSEIPFGKNHQPHALATDEIEEIKQAFVDAAKRAESAGFDVIEIHGAHGYLLHEFLSPLSNHRTDQYGGDFNNRSRLLVDVFVAVKNAVSDNVCVGVRISATDWVEGGWDLESTIALTQHLEELGCHYIHVSSGGLSEKQEIKLGPNYQVPFAQAIYNETQLPVITVGLITEPEQAEAILLTEQADFIALGRGILYDPRWPWHAAEKLKQTIKVAPQYLRCAPHGSKDFFK, from the coding sequence ATGAGTTTGTTGTTCTCCCCTAAAAAATTAGGCCCCCATCAGTTAGATAACCGTATTATTGTTGCACCTATGTGCCAATATTCAGCACAAGAAGGTTACCCAACCGCATGGCACACTATGCATTACGGGCAGTTAGCACTATCTGGTGCTTCATTAGTGATTGTTGAAGCAACTGCGGTTGAGCCTAGAGGTCGTATTAGCTATAAAGATTTAGGTATTTGGTCTGACCAACATGGTAATGAACTAAAAAAGCTGGTTGATAATGTTAAGCAATATTCATCTGCAAAAATCGGTATACAGATTGCACATGCCGGACGTAAGGCATCGACTGATTTACCTTGGAATGGCGGAGCATCATTAGCGCCAGATTCTCCTAATGGATGGCAAAAAGTCGCACCTTCAGAAATACCTTTTGGAAAGAATCATCAACCTCACGCACTAGCTACCGATGAAATTGAAGAAATAAAACAAGCTTTTGTTGATGCTGCTAAAAGGGCTGAGTCAGCAGGATTTGACGTTATTGAGATCCACGGTGCTCATGGATATTTATTGCACGAATTCTTATCTCCATTATCTAATCACAGAACGGATCAATACGGTGGTGATTTTAATAATCGTAGTCGGTTATTAGTGGATGTTTTTGTTGCAGTGAAAAATGCAGTTTCTGATAATGTCTGTGTTGGTGTCAGAATTTCCGCAACAGATTGGGTTGAAGGTGGTTGGGACTTAGAAAGTACGATTGCTTTAACTCAGCATCTTGAAGAGTTAGGTTGCCATTATATTCATGTTTCTTCTGGCGGATTATCAGAAAAACAAGAAATTAAGCTAGGTCCTAATTACCAAGTACCATTTGCTCAAGCAATTTATAATGAAACACAACTGCCTGTTATTACAGTTGGTCTTATTACCGAGCCAGAACAAGCAGAAGCCATTTTACTTACAGAGCAGGCTGATTTTATCGCTTTAGGCAGAGGTATTCTTTATGATCCTCGTTGGCCTTGGCATGCAGCGGAAAAACTTAAACAAACCATAAAAGTAGCACCTCAATATTTACGTTGCGCGCCTCATGGTAGCAAAGACTTTTTTAAATAA
- a CDS encoding CatB-related O-acetyltransferase, whose product MKNKHWSRVEYLHETVKNKNIIIKGQHSYYSDCWDDGFETSVVRYLYGDEVSLQWEPLWEIDKLYIGDYVCIGAQAVILMGGNHTHRMDWFSLYPFMDKIEEAYIGKGDTHIHDGAWIGMRAMIMPGVTIGEGAIVAANSVVSKNVEPYSIVGGTPAQHLKYRFEPKVIEQLLSLKIYQWSEKKFEALRPLLCQSSIDKLLIAEAQFTE is encoded by the coding sequence ATGAAAAATAAACATTGGTCGCGTGTAGAATATCTGCACGAAACAGTTAAAAATAAAAACATTATCATCAAAGGGCAACACAGTTATTACAGTGATTGTTGGGATGATGGTTTTGAAACGTCAGTTGTACGTTATCTCTATGGTGACGAAGTTAGCCTGCAATGGGAACCATTGTGGGAAATTGATAAATTATATATTGGCGATTATGTCTGTATTGGTGCGCAAGCGGTGATATTAATGGGCGGCAATCATACTCACCGAATGGATTGGTTCTCACTTTATCCTTTTATGGATAAGATTGAGGAAGCCTATATTGGTAAAGGTGATACCCATATTCATGATGGTGCATGGATAGGAATGCGTGCAATGATAATGCCTGGTGTGACGATTGGAGAAGGTGCTATTGTTGCGGCGAATAGTGTTGTCTCCAAAAATGTTGAACCTTATAGCATTGTAGGAGGAACACCCGCACAACATCTTAAATATCGTTTTGAGCCTAAAGTTATTGAGCAACTATTATCTTTAAAGATTTACCAATGGTCAGAAAAGAAATTTGAAGCGCTCAGGCCTCTTTTATGCCAATCATCAATTGATAAATTATTAATTGCAGAAGCACAATTTACTGAATAA
- a CDS encoding YadA-like family protein: MIKNKDFKIKLLVISLLSSPLSYANNTTLLGGNSKADGNESTAVGYNTWAHSDQSTAIGANAGAEGENATAIGHKSTAIGDNAMSLGSGAMAIGEGSLSIGSNAYSENKDSISIGKGAINNAENGVILGSGSRLSDNADNSVIIGSKSSGSASNAIILGDNSSNNRNNTLSIGSDKNQRQIINVAAGTENTDAVNVSQLRKEKDNILIEADKRINDNNTIIYNKIEQEKNTLVEVTTQQINENNKIIQGDIIKANEAVLKESELKAKTLAESAEKKSNQYTDSKINEQQTNTVNYINEVKNEMYLYNEEKLSDLKVDTENYTNKKANEIKKGAENYTDNKINNMKEVIEKNTNNKINESEIQNKEYTDFKVNEHDKKIVEHVNNIKDEITFSTERKVNASEKNANSYTDIEISKIASGMEGLIGKNNEKLTKEHQNYVTQKGNEYVNVTNTIINERDESLKEYIEKSKHDSISIANEYTNNKFKNIFIDNDIALKNMDNKIDKADKRASAGIASVVAMANIPYVTNHTFSLGVGVGNYRDANAFATGAQYQITESAIIRVSASWNTEDRGVVGGGVSYGW; encoded by the coding sequence ATGATTAAAAATAAAGATTTCAAGATCAAATTATTAGTGATTTCATTATTATCATCACCTTTATCTTATGCGAATAATACAACCTTATTGGGTGGAAATAGTAAAGCAGATGGTAATGAATCTACGGCGGTTGGATATAATACGTGGGCGCATTCTGATCAATCAACGGCAATCGGCGCTAATGCAGGTGCTGAAGGTGAAAATGCAACCGCAATAGGACATAAAAGTACAGCAATTGGTGATAATGCGATGTCATTGGGAAGTGGTGCAATGGCAATTGGTGAAGGTTCTCTTTCTATTGGTTCTAACGCTTATAGTGAAAATAAAGATTCAATTAGTATAGGGAAAGGGGCAATAAATAATGCTGAAAATGGTGTTATTTTAGGTAGTGGTAGTCGCCTTTCTGATAATGCAGATAATTCAGTGATTATTGGTAGTAAGTCTTCAGGATCAGCAAGTAATGCAATTATATTAGGTGATAATAGTAGTAATAATCGTAATAATACATTATCAATCGGTAGTGATAAAAATCAGCGACAAATTATTAATGTCGCAGCAGGTACGGAAAATACAGATGCCGTCAATGTTTCTCAATTAAGAAAAGAAAAAGATAATATTCTCATTGAGGCTGATAAGCGCATTAATGACAATAATACCATCATTTATAATAAAATTGAGCAAGAGAAAAATACGCTTGTTGAAGTAACAACGCAACAAATAAATGAAAATAATAAAATAATACAAGGGGATATCATAAAAGCAAATGAAGCAGTTTTAAAAGAGAGTGAATTGAAAGCAAAAACACTTGCAGAAAGTGCAGAAAAAAAATCAAATCAATACACTGATAGTAAAATCAATGAGCAGCAGACTAATACTGTTAATTATATCAATGAAGTTAAAAATGAAATGTATCTTTATAATGAGGAAAAATTATCTGATCTAAAAGTAGATACTGAAAATTATACAAATAAAAAAGCAAATGAAATAAAAAAAGGTGCGGAAAATTATACTGATAATAAAATAAATAATATGAAGGAAGTGATAGAGAAAAACACAAATAATAAGATCAATGAGTCTGAAATCCAGAACAAAGAATACACTGACTTTAAAGTCAATGAACATGATAAGAAAATAGTTGAACATGTTAACAATATTAAGGATGAAATTACCTTTTCAACAGAGAGAAAGGTTAACGCATCAGAAAAAAATGCCAATAGTTATACCGATATTGAGATTAGTAAAATAGCATCAGGTATGGAAGGACTTATTGGAAAAAATAATGAGAAATTAACTAAAGAACATCAAAATTATGTTACTCAAAAAGGAAATGAGTATGTAAATGTAACCAATACGATAATTAATGAAAGAGATGAATCGCTGAAGGAATATATTGAAAAATCAAAACATGATTCTATCTCTATTGCAAATGAATATACCAATAATAAATTTAAGAATATCTTTATTGATAATGATATTGCACTTAAAAATATGGATAATAAAATCGATAAAGCAGATAAACGAGCAAGTGCTGGGATTGCTTCTGTCGTAGCGATGGCTAATATTCCTTACGTGACCAATCACACGTTTAGTTTAGGTGTTGGAGTGGGTAATTATCGCGATGCTAATGCATTTGCAACGGGTGCTCAGTATCAAATAACAGAAAGCGCCATTATTCGTGTTTCAGCTTCATGGAATACAGAAGATCGTGGTGTTGTAGGCGGCGGTGTTTCTTATGGCTGGTAA
- a CDS encoding acyl-CoA thioesterase, with product MSISDLSPELQDKIKNSVTRVSKVIFPTTTNHHSTLFGGTALAWMDEVSFITATRFSRKRLVTVSTEKINFNHPIPSGTIIELVGEVIRVGRTSLTVNVSIFLEDMYAEGREEVIHGQFNFVAVDHDGKPTPLFNK from the coding sequence ATGTCCATCTCTGACTTATCTCCTGAACTACAAGATAAAATTAAAAATTCAGTCACCCGTGTTTCTAAAGTCATATTCCCTACCACCACCAATCACCACTCAACACTCTTTGGCGGCACAGCATTAGCTTGGATGGACGAAGTTTCATTTATCACCGCCACCCGCTTTAGCCGTAAACGTCTAGTGACGGTTTCAACTGAAAAAATAAATTTTAATCACCCTATTCCATCAGGTACGATTATTGAATTAGTGGGTGAGGTTATTCGTGTTGGACGTACAAGTTTAACGGTAAATGTTTCTATTTTTCTTGAAGATATGTACGCAGAAGGCCGTGAAGAAGTGATCCATGGTCAGTTTAATTTTGTTGCTGTTGATCATGATGGAAAACCAACACCATTATTCAATAAATAG
- a CDS encoding PhzF family phenazine biosynthesis isomerase, whose protein sequence is MTVLPIYYVNAFSSMPFSGNPAAVVLLEEWLPDDTLITLASEINLPETAFLVGDHIRWFTPKIEVPLCGHATLATAFVLKTIKQSPHDLFKFQSLSGELTVSCQDSLFTLNFPTIPATLNNDIKSVLEEKLALQIDEVWQARDRYVCFLSDPEIITHYQPDFIQIAQLPLPGVIITAKGHAPFDFISRFFAPVKGVNEDPVTGTSHCVLAPIWANKLNKTQLQARQVSKRGGNINCVLRDNRVLLTGDAALFLTGEITF, encoded by the coding sequence ATGACTGTTCTTCCTATTTATTATGTTAATGCTTTTTCCTCTATGCCTTTTTCAGGAAATCCCGCAGCTGTCGTTTTGTTAGAAGAATGGTTGCCTGATGACACCTTAATTACACTTGCTAGTGAGATTAATTTACCTGAAACTGCTTTTTTAGTTGGCGACCATATTCGTTGGTTTACACCTAAAATTGAAGTTCCTCTTTGTGGACACGCAACATTAGCCACTGCTTTTGTACTAAAAACCATAAAACAGTCCCCTCATGATCTCTTTAAATTCCAGTCTCTTTCGGGCGAGCTCACTGTTTCTTGCCAAGACTCTCTTTTTACACTGAATTTCCCAACTATACCTGCAACATTAAATAACGATATAAAGTCAGTCCTTGAAGAAAAATTAGCATTACAAATCGATGAAGTTTGGCAAGCGCGTGATCGTTATGTTTGCTTTTTATCTGATCCAGAAATAATCACTCATTACCAACCTGATTTCATTCAAATCGCACAGTTGCCTTTACCTGGCGTTATTATCACAGCTAAAGGTCATGCTCCTTTTGATTTTATTTCTCGCTTCTTCGCACCTGTAAAAGGCGTGAATGAAGATCCTGTTACGGGTACATCACATTGTGTATTAGCACCAATTTGGGCTAATAAACTCAATAAAACACAGTTACAAGCAAGACAAGTTTCAAAACGAGGTGGGAATATTAACTGTGTACTAAGAGATAATCGCGTTTTACTGACAGGAGATGCTGCACTCTTTTTAACTGGCGAAATAACCTTTTAG
- a CDS encoding peptide MFS transporter: MQSTHSKSSRTFFGHPYPLSSLFFTEMWERFSFYGIRPLLILFMAATVYEGGMEIPREQASAIVGIFAGGVYLTSLPGGWLADNWLGQRLAVWYGSIFIALGHLSIALSAFWSQDLFFIGLLLIVLGTGLFKTCVTVMVGTLYKRDDTRRDGGFSLFYMGINMGSFIAPLITGFLVRDYGWHWGFGIGGIGMLVALLIFRFYAVPTMRRFDSEVGLDSSWDRPTVVRRNVGQWILALSVVLMAIVGLIISGVIPFNPVVVANFMVYVISGSVIAYFIYLFLFAGLSSSDRSRLFVCFLLLVSAALFWSAFEQKPTSFNLFANDYTDLNFMGFEIPAVWFQSVNALFIIILAPVFSWLWPMMARKNMNLSSMTKFVIGILFAAGGFTVMMFASESVIATGQGVSPLWLIGSILLLTLGELCLSPIGLATMTILAPAKMRGQVMGLWFCASALGNLAAGLMGGNIRPDKLDVMPDFFSHVSIALVICAVVLAALIIPVRKLLQSADNKEKAQA, translated from the coding sequence ATGCAATCTACTCACTCAAAATCTAGCCGAACTTTCTTTGGCCACCCATATCCATTAAGCTCCCTTTTCTTCACTGAAATGTGGGAACGCTTTTCTTTCTATGGTATTCGCCCATTATTAATCCTATTTATGGCGGCAACCGTTTATGAGGGTGGCATGGAAATCCCCAGAGAGCAGGCATCTGCTATTGTGGGTATTTTCGCAGGCGGTGTTTATTTAACATCACTGCCAGGAGGTTGGCTCGCTGATAACTGGTTAGGTCAACGCCTAGCGGTATGGTATGGCTCTATCTTTATCGCCTTAGGGCACCTCTCCATCGCACTTTCTGCGTTTTGGTCACAAGACCTGTTCTTTATCGGTTTATTACTGATTGTATTGGGTACAGGGCTATTTAAAACCTGCGTAACTGTGATGGTAGGAACCTTATATAAAAGGGATGATACTCGCCGCGATGGTGGATTCTCCTTATTTTATATGGGTATCAATATGGGCTCATTTATTGCACCACTCATCACAGGCTTCTTAGTACGTGATTATGGCTGGCATTGGGGCTTTGGTATTGGTGGGATTGGTATGCTTGTTGCGTTATTGATTTTCCGCTTTTACGCAGTGCCTACCATGCGTCGCTTTGATAGCGAAGTCGGTTTAGATTCAAGTTGGGATCGCCCAACCGTTGTTCGTCGTAATGTCGGTCAATGGATCTTAGCATTATCTGTTGTTCTTATGGCAATTGTTGGCCTAATTATTTCTGGCGTTATTCCTTTTAACCCAGTGGTTGTGGCTAACTTTATGGTCTATGTGATTTCCGGTAGCGTTATCGCCTATTTTATCTATTTATTCCTATTTGCTGGATTAAGTAGTAGTGACCGCTCTCGCTTATTTGTTTGTTTCCTTTTATTAGTTTCAGCAGCCCTTTTCTGGTCTGCATTCGAACAAAAACCGACATCATTTAACTTATTTGCTAACGACTATACTGACTTAAACTTTATGGGATTTGAGATCCCTGCAGTTTGGTTCCAATCTGTTAACGCCCTGTTTATTATTATTCTTGCGCCCGTATTTAGCTGGTTATGGCCAATGATGGCACGTAAGAATATGAATTTAAGCAGTATGACTAAGTTTGTGATTGGTATTTTATTTGCAGCGGGTGGCTTTACCGTCATGATGTTTGCATCTGAAAGCGTTATTGCAACAGGACAAGGCGTTTCACCGCTTTGGTTAATTGGCAGTATCTTATTGCTGACATTAGGTGAATTATGCTTAAGCCCAATTGGGCTTGCCACAATGACTATTTTAGCGCCGGCTAAAATGCGTGGTCAGGTTATGGGATTATGGTTCTGTGCAAGCGCATTAGGTAATTTGGCGGCAGGTTTGATGGGGGGAAATATCCGTCCAGACAAACTGGATGTCATGCCAGACTTCTTCTCTCATGTTTCTATCGCTCTGGTTATTTGTGCTGTTGTTCTTGCTGCACTGATTATTCCAGTTCGTAAGCTTTTACAAAGCGCAGATAACAAAGAGAAAGCTCAAGCTTAA